One region of Osmia lignaria lignaria isolate PbOS001 chromosome 7, iyOsmLign1, whole genome shotgun sequence genomic DNA includes:
- the Eph gene encoding eph receptor tyrosine kinase isoform X20, with translation MAPFNMAGVAGLLATCAAAAASAAHLLPLLLLLIYPRGTHAEQVVLLDTTQEEKLEWTRYPFGPEANTPGWVEESFTNFDKGINWRSYVVCDVAYNNVNNWLWTPFIERGPANRMYIEIKFTTRDCSLFPGNALSCKETFSLLYYEFDAATKEPPPWETDSYKLIGRIAAGEGRFNTNAEVVINTEVKSIPVTKKGVYFAFRDQGACISILAIKVYYISCPEISVNFAHFPATPTGREVALIEQTIGTCVDNAEVIEQPTYLCKGDGKWYLSNGGCHCKPGYQADVEKQKCTACPIMKFKHEAGSHSCEPCPAYSKSSDYGFTECRCDVGYYRADKDPKKMPCTQPPSAPQNLTVNFVDQSTVILSWNAPHMLGGRTDTTYRVVCDACSTGVKYIPNTEVFNDTKITITGLNAVTTYRFQVFAENGVSALAGKSEYVDITVTTEASVPSLVSNVRITSVKSSELSISWDAPVTEVGGDSDLVERYEVRCYPRYDDATNATVIQTSDLSATFKGLKPSTDYAIQVRAKTTRGWGEYTPVVYKKTPHAMGLDYVGEDDNMQVRIIAGAIVAVVVLLVIIIIMTVLILRRASDECNKKQPSDCDTLEYRNGEVTTPLFTPAVGVAAASAGGAGGGGARSYVDPHTYEDPNQAVREFAREIDAGYITIEAIIGGGEFGDVCRGKLKLPPDGRTEIDVAIKTLKPGSADKARNDFLTEASIMGQFEHPNVIFLQGVVTKSNPVMIITEFMENGSLDTFLRANDGKFQVLQLVGMLRGIASGMQYLAEMNYVHRDLAARNVLVNATLVCKIADFGLSREIESATEGAYTTRGGKIPVRWTAPEAIAFRKFTSASDVWSMGIVCWEVMSYGERPYWNWSNQDVIKSIEKGYRLPAPMDCPEAIYQLMLDCWQKERTHRPTFANLTQTLDKLIRSPDTLRKIAQNRGTNPLAPDAVDLTQLTSVSEWLNSIKMSRYAENFERSGVTTLEAAARVTVQELTALGVTLVGHQKKIMNSVTALRAQMSATSQGFLV, from the exons TGGGTGGAAGAGTCGTTCACGAACTTCGACAAGGGCATCAATTGGCGGAGTTACGTCGTCTGCGACGTGGCTTACAACAACGTGAACAATTGGTTGTGGACGCCGTTCATCGAGAGGGGACCGGCGAACCGCATGTACATAGAAATCAAATTCACCACCCGCGACTGCTCGTTGTTCCCCGGAAACGCGCTCAGTTGCAAGGAAACTTTCAGTCTCCTTTACTACGAGTTCGACGCGGCCACCAAGGAACCACCGCCATGGGAAACGGACAGTTACAAGTTGATCG GTCGCATCGCCGCTGGTGAGGGAAGATTCAACACGAACGCCGAGGTGGTGATCAACACGGAGGTCAAGTCGATCCCGGTGACGAAGAAGGGCGTGTATTTCGCGTTCCGCGATCAAGGTGCATGCATATCCATCTTGGCCATTAAAGTGTACTACATCAGTTGCCCGGAGATTTCCGTCAACTTTGCCCACTTCCCGGCCACCCCGACGGGTCGCGAAGTCGCGCTGATCGAACAAACAATCGGCACCTGCGTCGACAACGCAGAGGTGATCGAGCAACCCACTTACCTTTGCAAAGGCGACGGGAAATGGTACCTATCGAACGGCGGATGCCACTGCAAACCTGGATATCAAGCCGACGTGGAGAAACAAAAATGCACCGCCTGTCCGATCATGAAATTCAAACACGAGGCGGGATCGCACAGCTGCGAACCCTGCCCGGCTTACAGCAAATCGTCCGATTACGGATTCACGGAATGCCGTTGCGACGTTGGTTATTACAGAGCCGACAAGGACCCGAAAAAGATGCCCTGCACGC AACCACCATCGGCACCGCAAAATCTCACGGTGAATTTCGTCGATCAATCTACCGTGATTTTGTCTTGGAACGCGCCTCATATGCTTGGTGGTAGAACGGACACCACTTACAGGGTGGTTTGCGACGCTTGTAGCACGGGTGTAAAATACATTCCGAACACC GAGGTCTTCAACGATACGAAGATCACGATAACGGGCCTAAACGCGGTGACCACCTATCGTTTCCAAGTGTTCGCCGAGAACGGAGTGTCGGCATTGGCCGGGAAATCCGAGTACGTGGACATCACGGTCACCACCGAAGCAAGCGTGCCTAGTTTGGTCAGCAACGTCAGGATCACGAGCGTGAAGAGCTCGGAATTGAGCATCAGCTGGGACGCTCCTGTAACCGAAGTTGGCGGGGACAGCGATCTCGTCGAAAGATACGAAG TGAGATGTTATCCGCGCTACGACGACGCTACCAACGCCACGGTCATCCAAACGTCGGATTTATCCGCCACTTTTAAAGGGCTGAAACCGTCGACGGATTATGCGATACAAGTGCGAGCGAAAACGACGCGCGGCTGGGGCGAATACACGCCGGTGGTGTATAAAAAGACACCGCACGCTATGGGTCTAG ATTACGTCGGAGAGGATGACAATATGCAAGTAAGAATCATCGCTGGAGCTATCGTAGCCGTGGTTGTTCTTCTGGTGATCATCATCATCATGACCGTGTTGATACTTAGAAG GGCCTCGGACGAATGCAACAAGAAACAGCCGAGTGACTGCGACACATTGGAGTATAGAAACGGTGAAG TGACCACGCCGCTGTTCACGCCTGCAGTGGGTGTCGCGGCGGCGAGTGCCGGAGGTGCTGGCGGTGGAGGCGCAAGGAGCTACGTCGATCCTCACACCTACGAGGATCCGAATCAAGCTGTGCGTGAGTTTGCTCGAGAGATCGACGCGGGATACATCACGATAGAAGCCATCATAG GTGGCGGAGAGTTTGGCGACGTTTGtcgtggaaaattgaaattaccgCCCGACGGTCGAACGGAGATCGACGTGGCGATCAAGACGCTGAAACCAGGTTCCGCGGATAAGGCACGCAACGATTTTCTAACCGAGGCCTCGATTATGGGCCAGTTCGAGCACCCGAACGTGATATTCCTGCAAGGTGTCGTGACCAAGAGCAATCCGGTGATGATAATCACGGAATTCATGGAGAACGGTAGCCTGGACACGTTCCTGCGTGCGAACGACGGCAAGTTCCAGGTGCTTCAGCTTGTAGGCATGCTTCGCGGTATCGCGAGCGGTATGCAATATCTAGCTGAAATGAACTACGTGCACCGGGATCTAGCGGCGAGGAACGTGTTGGTGAACGCCACCCTGGTCTGCAAGATCGCCGACTTTGGCCTCAGCAGAGAGATCGAAAGCGCTACCGAGGGAGCGTACACGACCAGG GGTGGAAAGATCCCGGTACGATGGACAGCTCCGGAAGCGATAGCGTTCCGAAAGTTCACCAGCGCCTCGGACGTTTGGAGCATGGGCATCGTCTGCTGGGAGGTGATGTCTTACGGCGAAAGGCCGTACTGGAACTGGTCTAATCAGGATGTGATAAAGTCGATCGAGAAGGGATACAGGCTTCCGGCGCCGATGGACTGTCCGGAGGCGATCTATCAACTGATGCTCGATTGCTGGCAAAAGGAACGAACTCATCGTCCAACCTTCGCTAATCTAACTCAGACGTTGGACAAGCTTATACGAAGCCCGGACACGCTGAGGAAAATCGCGCAGAACAG GGGCACCAATCCACTGGCGCCGGACGCGGTGGACTTGACTCAGCTGACCTCGGTCAGCGAATGGCTCAACTCCATCAAGATGTCGCGGTACGCGGAAAACTTTGAAAGGTCCGGTGTGACCACCTTGGAGGCAGCCGCGCGGGTGACCGTTCAAGAGCTGACGGCACTCGGGGTGACGCTTGTTGGACACCAGAAGAAGATCATGAACAGCGTGACCGCGCTACGAGCGCAAATGTCCGCCACGTCGCAGGGATTTCTCGTTTAA
- the Eph gene encoding eph receptor tyrosine kinase isoform X6: MAPFNMAGVAGLLATCAAAAASAAHLLPLLLLLIYPRGTHAEQVVLLDTTQEEKLEWTRYPFGPEANTPGWVEESFTNFDKGINWRSYVVCDVAYNNVNNWLWTPFIERGPANRMYIEIKFTTRDCSLFPGNALSCKETFSLLYYEFDAATKEPPPWETDSYKLIGRIAAGEGRFNTNAEVVINTEVKSIPVTKKGVYFAFRDQGACISILAIKVYYISCPEISVNFAHFPATPTGREVALIEQTIGTCVDNAEVIEQPTYLCKGDGKWYLSNGGCHCKPGYQADVEKQKCTACPIMKFKHEAGSHSCEPCPAYSKSSDYGFTECRCDVGYYRADKDPKKMPCTQPPSAPQNLTVNFVDQSTVILSWNAPHMLGGRTDTTYRVVCDACSTGVKYIPNTEVFNDTKITITGLNAVTTYRFQVFAENGVSALAGKSEYVDITVTTEASVPSLVSNVRITSVKSSELSISWDAPVTEVGGDSDLVERYEVRCYPRYDDATNATVIQTSDLSATFKGLKPSTDYAIQVRAKTTRGWGEYTPVVYKKTPHAMGLDYVGEDDNMQVRIIAGAIVAVVVLLVIIIIMTVLILRSRASDECNKKQPSDCDTLEYRNGEGLVVTYMHCKMDSSPIVTTHTNNKSKSSLGVAAASAGGAGGGGARSYVDPHTYEDPNQAVREFAREIDAGYITIEAIIGGGEFGDVCRGKLKLPPDGRTEIDVAIKTLKPGSADKARNDFLTEASIMGQFEHPNVIFLQGVVTKSNPVMIITEFMENGSLDTFLRANDGKFQVLQLVGMLRGIASGMQYLAEMNYVHRDLAARNVLVNATLVCKIADFGLSREIESATEGAYTTRSVYSGKKGGKIPVRWTAPEAIAFRKFTSASDVWSMGIVCWEVMSYGERPYWNWSNQDVIKSIEKGYRLPAPMDCPEAIYQLMLDCWQKERTHRPTFANLTQTLDKLIRSPDTLRKIAQNRIRERGAPPPPPPASSTSSNVHLRKRGTNPLAPDAVDLTQLTSVSEWLNSIKMSRYAENFERSGVTTLEAAARVTVQELTALGVTLVGHQKKIMNSVTALRAQMSATSQGFLV, translated from the exons TGGGTGGAAGAGTCGTTCACGAACTTCGACAAGGGCATCAATTGGCGGAGTTACGTCGTCTGCGACGTGGCTTACAACAACGTGAACAATTGGTTGTGGACGCCGTTCATCGAGAGGGGACCGGCGAACCGCATGTACATAGAAATCAAATTCACCACCCGCGACTGCTCGTTGTTCCCCGGAAACGCGCTCAGTTGCAAGGAAACTTTCAGTCTCCTTTACTACGAGTTCGACGCGGCCACCAAGGAACCACCGCCATGGGAAACGGACAGTTACAAGTTGATCG GTCGCATCGCCGCTGGTGAGGGAAGATTCAACACGAACGCCGAGGTGGTGATCAACACGGAGGTCAAGTCGATCCCGGTGACGAAGAAGGGCGTGTATTTCGCGTTCCGCGATCAAGGTGCATGCATATCCATCTTGGCCATTAAAGTGTACTACATCAGTTGCCCGGAGATTTCCGTCAACTTTGCCCACTTCCCGGCCACCCCGACGGGTCGCGAAGTCGCGCTGATCGAACAAACAATCGGCACCTGCGTCGACAACGCAGAGGTGATCGAGCAACCCACTTACCTTTGCAAAGGCGACGGGAAATGGTACCTATCGAACGGCGGATGCCACTGCAAACCTGGATATCAAGCCGACGTGGAGAAACAAAAATGCACCGCCTGTCCGATCATGAAATTCAAACACGAGGCGGGATCGCACAGCTGCGAACCCTGCCCGGCTTACAGCAAATCGTCCGATTACGGATTCACGGAATGCCGTTGCGACGTTGGTTATTACAGAGCCGACAAGGACCCGAAAAAGATGCCCTGCACGC AACCACCATCGGCACCGCAAAATCTCACGGTGAATTTCGTCGATCAATCTACCGTGATTTTGTCTTGGAACGCGCCTCATATGCTTGGTGGTAGAACGGACACCACTTACAGGGTGGTTTGCGACGCTTGTAGCACGGGTGTAAAATACATTCCGAACACC GAGGTCTTCAACGATACGAAGATCACGATAACGGGCCTAAACGCGGTGACCACCTATCGTTTCCAAGTGTTCGCCGAGAACGGAGTGTCGGCATTGGCCGGGAAATCCGAGTACGTGGACATCACGGTCACCACCGAAGCAAGCGTGCCTAGTTTGGTCAGCAACGTCAGGATCACGAGCGTGAAGAGCTCGGAATTGAGCATCAGCTGGGACGCTCCTGTAACCGAAGTTGGCGGGGACAGCGATCTCGTCGAAAGATACGAAG TGAGATGTTATCCGCGCTACGACGACGCTACCAACGCCACGGTCATCCAAACGTCGGATTTATCCGCCACTTTTAAAGGGCTGAAACCGTCGACGGATTATGCGATACAAGTGCGAGCGAAAACGACGCGCGGCTGGGGCGAATACACGCCGGTGGTGTATAAAAAGACACCGCACGCTATGGGTCTAG ATTACGTCGGAGAGGATGACAATATGCAAGTAAGAATCATCGCTGGAGCTATCGTAGCCGTGGTTGTTCTTCTGGTGATCATCATCATCATGACCGTGTTGATACTTAGAAG CAGGGCCTCGGACGAATGCAACAAGAAACAGCCGAGTGACTGCGACACATTGGAGTATAGAAACGGTGAAG GACTAGTTGTGACCTACA TGCACTGCAAAATGGACAGTTCACCGATTGTGACAACCCACACCAACAACAAGAGCAAGTCCTCGC TGGGTGTCGCGGCGGCGAGTGCCGGAGGTGCTGGCGGTGGAGGCGCAAGGAGCTACGTCGATCCTCACACCTACGAGGATCCGAATCAAGCTGTGCGTGAGTTTGCTCGAGAGATCGACGCGGGATACATCACGATAGAAGCCATCATAG GTGGCGGAGAGTTTGGCGACGTTTGtcgtggaaaattgaaattaccgCCCGACGGTCGAACGGAGATCGACGTGGCGATCAAGACGCTGAAACCAGGTTCCGCGGATAAGGCACGCAACGATTTTCTAACCGAGGCCTCGATTATGGGCCAGTTCGAGCACCCGAACGTGATATTCCTGCAAGGTGTCGTGACCAAGAGCAATCCGGTGATGATAATCACGGAATTCATGGAGAACGGTAGCCTGGACACGTTCCTGCGTGCGAACGACGGCAAGTTCCAGGTGCTTCAGCTTGTAGGCATGCTTCGCGGTATCGCGAGCGGTATGCAATATCTAGCTGAAATGAACTACGTGCACCGGGATCTAGCGGCGAGGAACGTGTTGGTGAACGCCACCCTGGTCTGCAAGATCGCCGACTTTGGCCTCAGCAGAGAGATCGAAAGCGCTACCGAGGGAGCGTACACGACCAGG AGTGTTTACTCCGGCAAAAAGGGTGGAAAGATCCCGGTACGATGGACAGCTCCGGAAGCGATAGCGTTCCGAAAGTTCACCAGCGCCTCGGACGTTTGGAGCATGGGCATCGTCTGCTGGGAGGTGATGTCTTACGGCGAAAGGCCGTACTGGAACTGGTCTAATCAGGATGTGATAAAGTCGATCGAGAAGGGATACAGGCTTCCGGCGCCGATGGACTGTCCGGAGGCGATCTATCAACTGATGCTCGATTGCTGGCAAAAGGAACGAACTCATCGTCCAACCTTCGCTAATCTAACTCAGACGTTGGACAAGCTTATACGAAGCCCGGACACGCTGAGGAAAATCGCGCAGAACAG AATCAGAGAAAGGGGTGCTCCGCCCCCACCCCCACCCGCCTCGTCGACATCCTCCAACGTGCATTTAAGGAAAAG GGGCACCAATCCACTGGCGCCGGACGCGGTGGACTTGACTCAGCTGACCTCGGTCAGCGAATGGCTCAACTCCATCAAGATGTCGCGGTACGCGGAAAACTTTGAAAGGTCCGGTGTGACCACCTTGGAGGCAGCCGCGCGGGTGACCGTTCAAGAGCTGACGGCACTCGGGGTGACGCTTGTTGGACACCAGAAGAAGATCATGAACAGCGTGACCGCGCTACGAGCGCAAATGTCCGCCACGTCGCAGGGATTTCTCGTTTAA
- the Eph gene encoding eph receptor tyrosine kinase isoform X8, whose product MAPFNMAGVAGLLATCAAAAASAAHLLPLLLLLIYPRGTHAEQVVLLDTTQEEKLEWTRYPFGPEANTPGWVEESFTNFDKGINWRSYVVCDVAYNNVNNWLWTPFIERGPANRMYIEIKFTTRDCSLFPGNALSCKETFSLLYYEFDAATKEPPPWETDSYKLIGRIAAGEGRFNTNAEVVINTEVKSIPVTKKGVYFAFRDQGACISILAIKVYYISCPEISVNFAHFPATPTGREVALIEQTIGTCVDNAEVIEQPTYLCKGDGKWYLSNGGCHCKPGYQADVEKQKCTACPIMKFKHEAGSHSCEPCPAYSKSSDYGFTECRCDVGYYRADKDPKKMPCTQPPSAPQNLTVNFVDQSTVILSWNAPHMLGGRTDTTYRVVCDACSTGVKYIPNTEVFNDTKITITGLNAVTTYRFQVFAENGVSALAGKSEYVDITVTTEASVPSLVSNVRITSVKSSELSISWDAPVTEVGGDSDLVERYEVRCYPRYDDATNATVIQTSDLSATFKGLKPSTDYAIQVRAKTTRGWGEYTPVVYKKTPHAMGLDYVGEDDNMQVRIIAGAIVAVVVLLVIIIIMTVLILRSRASDECNKKQPSDCDTLEYRNGEGLVVTYMTTPLFTPAVGVAAASAGGAGGGGARSYVDPHTYEDPNQAVREFAREIDAGYITIEAIIGGGEFGDVCRGKLKLPPDGRTEIDVAIKTLKPGSADKARNDFLTEASIMGQFEHPNVIFLQGVVTKSNPVMIITEFMENGSLDTFLRANDGKFQVLQLVGMLRGIASGMQYLAEMNYVHRDLAARNVLVNATLVCKIADFGLSREIESATEGAYTTRSVYSGKKGGKIPVRWTAPEAIAFRKFTSASDVWSMGIVCWEVMSYGERPYWNWSNQDVIKSIEKGYRLPAPMDCPEAIYQLMLDCWQKERTHRPTFANLTQTLDKLIRSPDTLRKIAQNRIRERGAPPPPPPASSTSSNVHLRKRGTNPLAPDAVDLTQLTSVSEWLNSIKMSRYAENFERSGVTTLEAAARVTVQELTALGVTLVGHQKKIMNSVTALRAQMSATSQGFLV is encoded by the exons TGGGTGGAAGAGTCGTTCACGAACTTCGACAAGGGCATCAATTGGCGGAGTTACGTCGTCTGCGACGTGGCTTACAACAACGTGAACAATTGGTTGTGGACGCCGTTCATCGAGAGGGGACCGGCGAACCGCATGTACATAGAAATCAAATTCACCACCCGCGACTGCTCGTTGTTCCCCGGAAACGCGCTCAGTTGCAAGGAAACTTTCAGTCTCCTTTACTACGAGTTCGACGCGGCCACCAAGGAACCACCGCCATGGGAAACGGACAGTTACAAGTTGATCG GTCGCATCGCCGCTGGTGAGGGAAGATTCAACACGAACGCCGAGGTGGTGATCAACACGGAGGTCAAGTCGATCCCGGTGACGAAGAAGGGCGTGTATTTCGCGTTCCGCGATCAAGGTGCATGCATATCCATCTTGGCCATTAAAGTGTACTACATCAGTTGCCCGGAGATTTCCGTCAACTTTGCCCACTTCCCGGCCACCCCGACGGGTCGCGAAGTCGCGCTGATCGAACAAACAATCGGCACCTGCGTCGACAACGCAGAGGTGATCGAGCAACCCACTTACCTTTGCAAAGGCGACGGGAAATGGTACCTATCGAACGGCGGATGCCACTGCAAACCTGGATATCAAGCCGACGTGGAGAAACAAAAATGCACCGCCTGTCCGATCATGAAATTCAAACACGAGGCGGGATCGCACAGCTGCGAACCCTGCCCGGCTTACAGCAAATCGTCCGATTACGGATTCACGGAATGCCGTTGCGACGTTGGTTATTACAGAGCCGACAAGGACCCGAAAAAGATGCCCTGCACGC AACCACCATCGGCACCGCAAAATCTCACGGTGAATTTCGTCGATCAATCTACCGTGATTTTGTCTTGGAACGCGCCTCATATGCTTGGTGGTAGAACGGACACCACTTACAGGGTGGTTTGCGACGCTTGTAGCACGGGTGTAAAATACATTCCGAACACC GAGGTCTTCAACGATACGAAGATCACGATAACGGGCCTAAACGCGGTGACCACCTATCGTTTCCAAGTGTTCGCCGAGAACGGAGTGTCGGCATTGGCCGGGAAATCCGAGTACGTGGACATCACGGTCACCACCGAAGCAAGCGTGCCTAGTTTGGTCAGCAACGTCAGGATCACGAGCGTGAAGAGCTCGGAATTGAGCATCAGCTGGGACGCTCCTGTAACCGAAGTTGGCGGGGACAGCGATCTCGTCGAAAGATACGAAG TGAGATGTTATCCGCGCTACGACGACGCTACCAACGCCACGGTCATCCAAACGTCGGATTTATCCGCCACTTTTAAAGGGCTGAAACCGTCGACGGATTATGCGATACAAGTGCGAGCGAAAACGACGCGCGGCTGGGGCGAATACACGCCGGTGGTGTATAAAAAGACACCGCACGCTATGGGTCTAG ATTACGTCGGAGAGGATGACAATATGCAAGTAAGAATCATCGCTGGAGCTATCGTAGCCGTGGTTGTTCTTCTGGTGATCATCATCATCATGACCGTGTTGATACTTAGAAG CAGGGCCTCGGACGAATGCAACAAGAAACAGCCGAGTGACTGCGACACATTGGAGTATAGAAACGGTGAAG GACTAGTTGTGACCTACA TGACCACGCCGCTGTTCACGCCTGCAGTGGGTGTCGCGGCGGCGAGTGCCGGAGGTGCTGGCGGTGGAGGCGCAAGGAGCTACGTCGATCCTCACACCTACGAGGATCCGAATCAAGCTGTGCGTGAGTTTGCTCGAGAGATCGACGCGGGATACATCACGATAGAAGCCATCATAG GTGGCGGAGAGTTTGGCGACGTTTGtcgtggaaaattgaaattaccgCCCGACGGTCGAACGGAGATCGACGTGGCGATCAAGACGCTGAAACCAGGTTCCGCGGATAAGGCACGCAACGATTTTCTAACCGAGGCCTCGATTATGGGCCAGTTCGAGCACCCGAACGTGATATTCCTGCAAGGTGTCGTGACCAAGAGCAATCCGGTGATGATAATCACGGAATTCATGGAGAACGGTAGCCTGGACACGTTCCTGCGTGCGAACGACGGCAAGTTCCAGGTGCTTCAGCTTGTAGGCATGCTTCGCGGTATCGCGAGCGGTATGCAATATCTAGCTGAAATGAACTACGTGCACCGGGATCTAGCGGCGAGGAACGTGTTGGTGAACGCCACCCTGGTCTGCAAGATCGCCGACTTTGGCCTCAGCAGAGAGATCGAAAGCGCTACCGAGGGAGCGTACACGACCAGG AGTGTTTACTCCGGCAAAAAGGGTGGAAAGATCCCGGTACGATGGACAGCTCCGGAAGCGATAGCGTTCCGAAAGTTCACCAGCGCCTCGGACGTTTGGAGCATGGGCATCGTCTGCTGGGAGGTGATGTCTTACGGCGAAAGGCCGTACTGGAACTGGTCTAATCAGGATGTGATAAAGTCGATCGAGAAGGGATACAGGCTTCCGGCGCCGATGGACTGTCCGGAGGCGATCTATCAACTGATGCTCGATTGCTGGCAAAAGGAACGAACTCATCGTCCAACCTTCGCTAATCTAACTCAGACGTTGGACAAGCTTATACGAAGCCCGGACACGCTGAGGAAAATCGCGCAGAACAG AATCAGAGAAAGGGGTGCTCCGCCCCCACCCCCACCCGCCTCGTCGACATCCTCCAACGTGCATTTAAGGAAAAG GGGCACCAATCCACTGGCGCCGGACGCGGTGGACTTGACTCAGCTGACCTCGGTCAGCGAATGGCTCAACTCCATCAAGATGTCGCGGTACGCGGAAAACTTTGAAAGGTCCGGTGTGACCACCTTGGAGGCAGCCGCGCGGGTGACCGTTCAAGAGCTGACGGCACTCGGGGTGACGCTTGTTGGACACCAGAAGAAGATCATGAACAGCGTGACCGCGCTACGAGCGCAAATGTCCGCCACGTCGCAGGGATTTCTCGTTTAA